The following proteins are encoded in a genomic region of Streptosporangiales bacterium:
- a CDS encoding sigma-70 family RNA polymerase sigma factor — protein MTTQSEPGHGRPDPGLSAIIGERRQLINLAYRLLGSMAEAEDAVQETYARWYAMSPQQQEAIESPGAWLSKVASRICLNLLGSARARRETYVGEWIPEPLPDRTEWITGRSGSTTVDPADRVTLDESINMAFLVVLESMTPAERVAFILHDVFRYSFTDVAEIVGRTPAACRQLASSARRRIRASQAPATPTARQAGIVRDFKQAWEAKDIDALIGLLDPDATATADGGGLATTFLRPIEGGEQIARAWVEIANWATSNMTVLERTVNGQLGLVAQQDGVTVTVFAFDIAGDRIKHIWVVRNPEKLRLWTTG, from the coding sequence ATGACCACCCAATCCGAGCCAGGACACGGCCGGCCCGACCCGGGCCTGAGCGCGATCATCGGCGAGCGGCGTCAGCTGATCAATCTCGCGTACCGGCTGCTCGGCTCCATGGCCGAGGCCGAGGATGCCGTACAGGAGACCTATGCCCGCTGGTACGCCATGTCCCCACAACAGCAGGAAGCCATCGAATCTCCCGGCGCCTGGCTGAGCAAGGTCGCCAGCCGCATCTGCCTCAACCTGCTCGGCTCGGCCCGGGCCCGGCGCGAGACCTACGTGGGGGAGTGGATCCCCGAGCCCCTACCCGACCGTACGGAGTGGATCACCGGGCGCTCGGGCAGCACCACCGTCGACCCGGCCGACCGAGTCACCCTCGACGAGTCGATCAACATGGCCTTCCTCGTCGTACTCGAATCGATGACCCCGGCCGAGCGCGTCGCATTCATCCTCCACGACGTCTTCCGCTACTCCTTCACCGACGTGGCCGAGATCGTCGGCCGTACCCCGGCGGCCTGCCGCCAGCTGGCCTCCTCAGCCCGCCGCCGCATCCGCGCTTCGCAGGCTCCCGCGACCCCGACAGCCCGGCAGGCCGGCATCGTCCGGGACTTCAAGCAGGCATGGGAGGCAAAGGACATCGACGCGCTCATCGGCCTGCTCGACCCCGACGCCACCGCGACCGCCGACGGCGGCGGCCTCGCCACCACCTTCCTGCGCCCCATCGAAGGCGGCGAGCAGATCGCGCGCGCCTGGGTCGAAATCGCCAACTGGGCGACCAGCAACATGACGGTCCTGGAGCGTACGGTCAACGGTCAGCTCGGCCTGGTCGCTCAGCAAGACGGCGTCACCGTGACGGTGTTCGCGTTCGACATCGCAGGCGACCGGATCAAGCACATCTGGGTAGTACGCAACCCCGAGAAACTCCGACTCTGGACGACGGGCTGA